In the genome of Paenibacillus pabuli, the window TTTGGCCACATAAGGTATCGCACTTAATTCGAACGGTCCAGCTTCAAAATAGGTAGGTAGCAAATACCGGGAGATCGCAGCCAACTCTGCATCGTTAAACAGCCGAAACCCGCAATATTCGGGGGTTTGTTCATTGCGTTCATAGAGCGACCAGATCGCAGCCATGAAGCCCTTGCTCTGCATCAGCACATGCTGTGCAGGATTCATCAGCCCTAAGCGCCCATCCTGTACCAGCCCAAGCAGCGCTGCACCGATGTCCACCCCCGTCGTTTCATCTCGATCATCGATCAGATACTCCAGAGGATAGAGACGGTACAGAAGGTTAATCTCACGCCCTTGATGGTAGAGCGCCTCGCCCGGAATAATCTCCAGCTCCTCCAGTGGAGCGTAGAACGTTTCATATCCCGCTTCCTGACACCGTTTCATCAGGTACTCTGTATTGGTACGGTCCTCCACATGTTCACCAAATGACGTAAATGTCACCGGTCCCTTTAATCCCTGTTGAGCATAGGCGTCCAACCAGCTGTGAAAGCATTCCCGAAGACGCTCATCCATCTTGGCGGATGGCGAAGTGAATGCTGCCTTCTCAGCCATGCCCACAAGTATGCCTTCCAGCCCAGCTGCTTCAGGTATGCCGGTTGGCGTGTCCGTATTATTTTCAATACATTTAATCCCGACTTCCCCAATAATCCAGTCCTGTCGAGTGATTCCCCCTGTCACCATCTCCATACGCGCCGCTGGAATAAGGCTTGGATGAATACCCAACTGGTGCTCCAGGAAGGAGTCGGGCATGTACTGC includes:
- a CDS encoding glutathionylspermidine synthase family protein; the encoded protein is MRHVYQLPFSHEEVFRGEAGQQVPYHRMYGKQYCVPSLTVYSPVEMQELRTAVEAVDGIYCKVMRFIQQYMPDSFLEHQLGIHPSLIPAARMEMVTGGITRQDWIIGEVGIKCIENNTDTPTGIPEAAGLEGILVGMAEKAAFTSPSAKMDERLRECFHSWLDAYAQQGLKGPVTFTSFGEHVEDRTNTEYLMKRCQEAGYETFYAPLEELEIIPGEALYHQGREINLLYRLYPLEYLIDDRDETTGVDIGAALLGLVQDGRLGLMNPAQHVLMQSKGFMAAIWSLYERNEQTPEYCGFRLFNDAELAAISRYLLPTYFEAGPFELSAIPYVAKSYWGREGRGTSLLGEGSDHHAGQTAASHQLQVPMNPNTTDEQQEDEEIAAYYNNQPKIYQQLVPMEQAVIQTEDGEYSGYLLTGVFVIGGRFAGVLPRIGEKVTGDMAYYCAAIVNERMEDEEEK